The Falsibacillus pallidus genome has a window encoding:
- the prfB gene encoding peptide chain release factor 2 (programmed frameshift), with protein MELSEIRSELEKTARVLADFRGSLDLENKEARIAELDEVMLQPDFWNDQQQAQGVINESNGLKDLVNEYNDMVETQENLELTYELVKEEDDPELQEELESEMKDLVNRLNDYELQLLLSEEYDKNNAILELHPGAGGTESQDWGSMLLRMYTRWAEKKGFKVETMDYLPGDEAGIKSVTLLIKGHNAYGYLKAEKGVHRLVRISPFDSSGRRHTSFVSCEVMPEFDNEIEIDIRTEDLKIDTYRASGAGGQHINTTDSAVRITHTPTGVVVTCQSERSQIKNRDAAMKMLKAKLYQREIEQQEKELLEIRGEQKEIGWGSQIRSYVFHPYSMVKDHRTNTESGNVQGVMDGDLDNFINAYLRSRIS; from the exons ATGGAATTATCAGAAATCAGATCAGAGCTTGAAAAAACAGCTAGAGTATTAGCGGACTTCAGGGGGTCTCTT GACTTAGAAAACAAAGAGGCGCGCATTGCCGAATTGGATGAAGTCATGCTGCAGCCGGACTTCTGGAATGACCAGCAGCAGGCGCAGGGCGTCATCAATGAAAGCAACGGATTGAAGGACCTTGTCAACGAATACAATGATATGGTCGAAACGCAGGAAAACCTTGAATTGACTTATGAATTGGTCAAAGAAGAGGACGATCCTGAACTGCAGGAAGAGCTTGAGAGCGAAATGAAGGACCTCGTCAACCGTTTGAATGACTATGAGCTTCAGCTATTGTTGAGCGAAGAATATGATAAAAACAACGCAATCCTTGAATTGCACCCGGGTGCCGGCGGAACGGAATCCCAGGACTGGGGCTCCATGCTGCTTCGCATGTATACGCGCTGGGCTGAGAAAAAAGGCTTCAAGGTGGAAACGATGGACTACCTTCCAGGTGATGAAGCAGGAATCAAGAGTGTTACATTATTGATTAAAGGGCACAATGCTTACGGATATTTGAAAGCGGAAAAAGGAGTACATCGTTTGGTCCGGATCTCTCCATTTGATTCATCCGGACGCCGCCATACTTCATTCGTTTCCTGCGAAGTTATGCCGGAATTCGATAATGAAATCGAAATTGACATCCGTACAGAAGATCTTAAAATCGATACGTACCGTGCGAGCGGTGCCGGCGGTCAGCATATCAATACAACCGATTCTGCCGTCCGTATTACTCATACGCCCACTGGGGTCGTGGTGACATGCCAGTCCGAGCGCTCTCAGATTAAGAACCGTGATGCGGCCATGAAAATGTTGAAAGCCAAGCTTTATCAGCGCGAGATTGAACAGCAGGAAAAAGAGCTGCTTGAAATCCGCGGTGAGCAAAAAGAAATCGGATGGGGAAGCCAGATTCGCTCTTACGTCTTCCATCCATATTCCATGGTGAAAGACCACCGCACCAATACAGAATCCGGAAACGTCCAAGGTGTCATGGATGGAGACTTAGACAACTTCATCAATGCGTACCTGCGTTCACGAATTTCTTAA
- a CDS encoding YecA family protein, producing MTVTVGRNEPCPCGSGKKYKKCCEKNNAVSIETLVNEELIGLEEELIEHFVQYYLTSFNRFFLYEKANFPHLAEFENEPFSIMDQVYHWYIFTQEAQDGKTVAEEFIDRRLPTVQRQRTKDVFKSWKDYTIVVGTVSHCMGENLEVTDALTGETYSIIEPEHQFDVDHTKGQMVIGIKIGKLFFGIDHDFPLHLAEAQKAWVAEDFAKSGEKDEQEYLKKNFMKVAEAFQKMKNEEGDRLVKLTPEQEEVAEELEAYLNSLEVEPDDMAVPAGLAVWEIFCDNANPKIQNPNIYVGAIYYLLSQQNFGLEKRSQKLVAEIFETSPGSISKRSKEIAAVLDEVGFKF from the coding sequence ATGACAGTAACTGTAGGACGAAACGAACCATGTCCGTGTGGAAGCGGAAAAAAATATAAGAAATGCTGTGAAAAGAATAATGCGGTTTCAATCGAGACGCTGGTGAATGAAGAGCTGATCGGTCTGGAAGAGGAGCTTATTGAACATTTTGTTCAGTATTACCTCACTTCCTTTAACCGTTTCTTTTTATATGAGAAAGCTAATTTTCCTCATTTAGCTGAGTTTGAAAATGAGCCATTCTCGATTATGGACCAGGTATATCATTGGTACATATTTACCCAGGAAGCACAGGATGGAAAGACTGTCGCGGAAGAATTCATCGATCGCCGCTTGCCGACTGTTCAAAGGCAGCGCACAAAGGATGTTTTTAAATCATGGAAAGATTACACCATTGTCGTGGGAACGGTTTCTCATTGCATGGGTGAAAATCTTGAAGTGACAGATGCTCTAACTGGCGAAACGTATTCTATCATTGAGCCTGAGCATCAATTTGACGTGGATCATACTAAAGGGCAAATGGTCATCGGAATCAAGATTGGCAAATTGTTCTTTGGGATCGACCACGACTTCCCGCTGCACCTTGCTGAAGCGCAAAAAGCATGGGTAGCAGAAGACTTTGCCAAGTCCGGCGAGAAGGACGAACAAGAATATTTGAAGAAAAACTTCATGAAAGTAGCAGAAGCCTTCCAGAAAATGAAAAATGAAGAAGGCGACCGTCTTGTAAAACTGACGCCTGAACAAGAGGAAGTAGCGGAAGAACTAGAAGCTTACTTGAACAGCCTTGAGGTTGAGCCAGATGATATGGCAGTGCCTGCAGGTCTTGCTGTTTGGGAGATCTTCTGTGATAACGCCAATCCGAAAATCCAGAATCCGAATATTTACGTGGGAGCGATTTATTATCTGCTTTCCCAGCAAAACTTCGGCCTGGAAAAACGTTCTCAAAAGTTGGTTGCGGAAATTTTCGAAACGTCGCCGGGAAGCATTTCCAAGCGATCAAAAGAAATCGCAGCAGTGCTTGATGAAGTTGGATTTAAATTTTAA
- a CDS encoding YitT family protein: MKKNRVNQPAHPVYQKVSEYIQVIIGSAIVAIAFNVFLLPNEVASGGVSGISTILHGLLGWEPAYVQWALNIPLFIAGLIFLGLQFGYKTLVGTIFLPLVVYFTKEWEPWTLNPLLGALFGGIGVGFGLGIVFRGKASTGGTDLAAQIITKFTGFSLGKSVAIIDGMIVLSAAIVFDIEKGLYALIGLFVTSKTIDLVQVGFGRSKMALIITDHKEEVREGILNKIDRGVTKLSAYGGYTDSEKPVLMCVVDQTEFTKLKQLVRSIDPAAFIIVTDASEVVGEGFREA; encoded by the coding sequence ATGAAAAAAAACAGAGTAAATCAACCGGCACATCCTGTGTACCAAAAGGTTTCAGAATATATCCAGGTGATTATCGGATCCGCGATTGTCGCGATCGCCTTCAATGTATTTTTGCTGCCGAATGAAGTCGCTTCAGGCGGAGTGAGCGGAATCAGTACGATTTTGCACGGCCTCTTAGGCTGGGAGCCTGCCTATGTACAGTGGGCATTGAATATTCCACTTTTCATTGCAGGACTTATTTTTCTTGGCCTTCAATTTGGCTATAAAACACTGGTCGGCACTATTTTCCTTCCATTGGTCGTTTATTTTACGAAAGAGTGGGAGCCTTGGACGCTTAACCCTTTATTGGGCGCTTTGTTTGGCGGAATCGGCGTTGGGTTTGGGCTCGGAATTGTATTCAGAGGGAAAGCATCAACAGGCGGAACCGACCTGGCTGCACAGATCATTACGAAATTCACTGGTTTTTCTCTCGGGAAATCCGTTGCCATTATCGACGGAATGATTGTATTATCCGCAGCAATCGTTTTTGATATTGAAAAAGGTCTTTACGCTTTGATCGGATTGTTCGTTACAAGCAAAACGATCGACCTTGTCCAGGTTGGATTCGGCCGTTCGAAAATGGCGTTGATCATCACGGACCATAAAGAAGAAGTCCGCGAAGGGATTTTGAATAAAATTGACCGTGGTGTGACAAAACTATCAGCATATGGCGGATATACGGACAGCGAAAAACCAGTCCTCATGTGCGTCGTGGATCAGACAGAATTTACAAAACTGAAACAATTGGTCAGAAGCATTGACCCTGCTGCATTTATCATTGTGACGGATGCATCTGAAGTTGTAGGGGAAGGTTTTAGAGAAGCCTAA
- a CDS encoding murein hydrolase activator EnvC family protein has translation MRRRNILSFTLATTLGVTSLFAANGMATASTLSNLQKQQQENHNKQNSVKSNINTKSSAIDKVKGDQQDVKAEIAKLDQAIAETDQKIKDKQTEIANTQAEIEKLKGEIEELKKRIAERNELLKQRARAIQTQGGSVNYLDVLLGAESFSDFIDRASAVTTLVNADKQIIEEQKRDKADLEEKQASVEKKLADLQSMLQDLNNMKSKFNSQKAQRNELLKELHKQQKSLEAEKLNLQEEQELLKGQDAAFAKAIQLEKGRLAELERQRKAAAAERARQAAAAAAHSSSGGGGSVSESLPAVTSGDFMRPAEGYVSSEFGGRWGEIHYGMDIAKGGSVPVVAAADGVVIRSYLSSSYGNCIFVAHSVNGKQYTTVYAHMSTRLIGTGATVAKGQKIGYMGSTGESTGQHLHFELHEGPWTADKRNAVNPRRYINF, from the coding sequence GTGAGAAGACGCAACATTCTTTCATTCACTTTAGCTACGACTCTTGGGGTAACAAGTTTATTCGCTGCCAATGGGATGGCAACTGCATCAACTTTATCAAATTTACAAAAACAACAGCAGGAAAACCATAACAAACAAAACAGTGTAAAATCTAATATCAATACGAAAAGTTCTGCTATTGATAAAGTAAAAGGCGATCAGCAAGATGTAAAAGCTGAAATTGCCAAACTGGATCAGGCAATTGCTGAAACTGATCAAAAAATCAAAGATAAGCAAACTGAAATTGCCAATACTCAAGCAGAAATCGAAAAGCTTAAGGGTGAAATCGAGGAGCTTAAAAAGCGCATCGCTGAACGCAATGAATTGTTGAAGCAGCGTGCACGTGCTATCCAGACGCAAGGCGGATCCGTAAACTATCTTGACGTTCTTTTAGGTGCTGAAAGCTTCAGTGACTTTATTGACCGTGCTTCTGCAGTGACAACTCTTGTCAATGCGGACAAGCAGATCATTGAAGAACAAAAAAGAGATAAAGCGGATTTAGAAGAAAAGCAAGCTTCTGTCGAAAAGAAATTGGCTGATCTTCAATCCATGCTTCAAGACTTGAACAATATGAAATCTAAATTCAACTCTCAAAAAGCACAAAGAAATGAATTGTTGAAAGAACTTCATAAACAGCAGAAATCTCTTGAGGCTGAAAAGCTGAACCTTCAAGAAGAACAAGAATTGCTAAAGGGTCAGGATGCAGCATTCGCTAAAGCCATCCAATTGGAAAAAGGCCGATTAGCTGAACTTGAACGCCAACGCAAAGCAGCGGCAGCAGAGCGTGCAAGACAAGCAGCAGCAGCTGCGGCTCACTCTTCCAGTGGCGGCGGAGGCAGTGTAAGTGAAAGTCTTCCAGCAGTGACTTCCGGCGACTTCATGCGCCCTGCAGAAGGATATGTTTCTTCTGAATTCGGCGGACGCTGGGGTGAAATCCACTACGGTATGGATATTGCAAAAGGCGGAAGTGTACCTGTAGTTGCAGCAGCTGACGGTGTCGTCATCCGTTCTTACCTTTCTTCCAGTTATGGAAACTGTATCTTTGTAGCACATTCCGTCAATGGAAAGCAGTACACAACTGTTTACGCACACATGTCCACTCGCTTGATTGGAACTGGTGCGACAGTTGCTAAAGGCCAAAAAATCGGCTACATGGGAAGCACAGGCGAATCCACTGGTCAGCATTTGCACTTCGAACTTCACGAAGGACCATGGACAGCAGACAAGCGAAACGCTGTGAACCCACGCAGATACATCAACTTCTAA
- the ftsX gene encoding permease-like cell division protein FtsX, whose protein sequence is MKIRTIGRHFRESFKSLSRNGWMTFASVSAVTVTLLLVGVFFVIMMNMNKVATDIEKDVEIRVHVDLTAKEKDKDLLKRQIDNIPQVQSIKYSSKQAELKNLIKDMGSDFKLFEQDNPLYDVFIVKTKNPTDTKIAANKIERFKNVAKVEYGAGKVDKLFKFLKYSRNVGLVLIIGLLFTAMFLISNTIKITIFARRTEIEIMKLVGATNWFIRWPFLLEGFWLGILGSVFPIIIVITGYKYAYDYISPKLTSHFIKVLDFAPFVYEVSGILILMGAIIGGWGSMMSIRRFLKV, encoded by the coding sequence ATGAAGATTAGAACAATTGGAAGGCACTTCCGCGAAAGTTTCAAAAGCTTAAGCCGGAACGGATGGATGACATTCGCATCTGTCAGTGCCGTAACAGTAACTCTTTTATTAGTCGGTGTATTCTTCGTCATTATGATGAACATGAATAAAGTGGCTACAGACATTGAAAAAGATGTAGAGATTCGTGTCCACGTTGATTTGACGGCGAAAGAAAAAGACAAAGATCTATTGAAGCGCCAGATTGACAACATTCCTCAAGTACAGAGCATCAAGTATTCTTCTAAACAAGCAGAATTGAAGAATCTGATTAAGGATATGGGAAGCGACTTTAAATTATTCGAACAGGATAATCCGTTGTATGACGTGTTTATCGTAAAAACGAAGAATCCGACAGATACGAAAATTGCAGCAAATAAGATCGAGCGGTTCAAAAACGTAGCCAAAGTGGAATACGGCGCAGGTAAAGTGGACAAGCTCTTTAAATTCTTGAAATACAGCCGGAACGTAGGACTTGTACTGATCATTGGACTCCTGTTCACAGCGATGTTCCTGATCTCCAATACAATTAAAATTACTATTTTCGCCAGAAGAACTGAGATTGAGATCATGAAGCTTGTCGGTGCGACCAACTGGTTCATCCGCTGGCCGTTCCTGTTAGAAGGTTTCTGGCTTGGGATACTCGGATCAGTATTCCCGATCATCATTGTGATCACAGGCTATAAATATGCTTACGATTACATCTCTCCAAAGCTGACGTCACATTTCATCAAAGTTCTCGACTTTGCACCGTTCGTATATGAAGTGAGCGGCATCTTGATCTTGATGGGCGCCATCATCGGAGGATGGGGAAGCATGATGAGCATCAGACGCTTCCTGAAAGTATAA
- the cccB gene encoding cytochrome c551, with amino-acid sequence MKKLMALLLGSALVLGLAACGGGNDESKNKGNESTETASSGDPAAKIFQQKCSTCHGGNLEGGFGPSLKKIGGELSQDQILKTIQNGKGQMPPNVIKGDDAKMVAEWLSKKK; translated from the coding sequence ATGAAGAAACTAATGGCGCTGCTATTGGGATCTGCTCTTGTCCTTGGACTTGCAGCCTGCGGAGGCGGCAACGACGAGTCAAAAAATAAGGGCAATGAATCCACAGAAACGGCAAGCTCCGGTGATCCGGCAGCAAAGATTTTTCAACAAAAATGCTCCACATGCCATGGCGGCAACCTGGAAGGCGGATTCGGTCCAAGCCTTAAGAAAATCGGCGGCGAACTTAGCCAGGACCAAATTTTGAAGACCATCCAAAACGGAAAAGGACAGATGCCTCCTAACGTCATCAAAGGCGACGATGCCAAAATGGTAGCGGAATGGCTGTCCAAGAAAAAATAA
- a CDS encoding capping complex subunit for YIEGIA, giving the protein MNDLKIYAFIGLPKHTEEVIYPGDAVLLLAKDEDEQQVLMRDVALAVRGDVVKLSNGLIMIVTADR; this is encoded by the coding sequence ATGAATGACTTGAAAATTTATGCCTTCATTGGATTGCCGAAGCATACAGAAGAAGTGATCTATCCTGGGGATGCAGTGCTGCTGCTGGCAAAGGATGAAGATGAGCAGCAGGTGCTAATGAGGGATGTGGCGCTTGCTGTCAGGGGAGATGTCGTGAAGCTCAGTAATGGGCTGATAATGATTGTTACGGCTGATAGGTAG
- a CDS encoding DUF302 domain-containing protein, which yields MSFGYTVETSKGMDDAVQALEQALKEEKFGVLWDFDLAGKLREKGKDFPSGYRVLEVCNPDEAEKVLSKDKQVGYFLPCKIVVYEEDGKTKIGMPNPTTLIELANDPELNEIAADVENRLKKSIDNAK from the coding sequence ATGTCATTTGGCTACACTGTTGAAACATCAAAAGGAATGGACGATGCGGTACAGGCGCTTGAACAGGCTCTTAAAGAAGAGAAATTCGGAGTTCTTTGGGACTTTGATCTAGCTGGAAAACTTCGCGAAAAGGGAAAGGATTTTCCGTCTGGATACAGGGTTTTGGAGGTATGCAACCCGGATGAAGCTGAGAAAGTATTAAGCAAAGATAAGCAAGTGGGATATTTCCTGCCTTGTAAAATTGTTGTTTACGAAGAAGATGGCAAAACAAAAATCGGGATGCCGAACCCAACCACTCTGATTGAGCTCGCCAATGATCCTGAGTTGAATGAAATTGCCGCTGACGTAGAAAACAGACTGAAAAAAAGCATTGATAACGCGAAATAA
- the ftsE gene encoding cell division ATP-binding protein FtsE — translation MIDMKDVHKKYPNGIMAVNGINVHIKQGEFVYVVGPSGAGKSTFIKMMYREERPTQGDIVVSGVNLAKLKNNRVPYLRRNIGVVFQDFKLLPTLTVYENIAYALEVIEEQPKYIKKRVMEVLDLVGLKHKARMLPNELSGGEQQRISIARSIVNTPKVVIADEPTGNLDPETSWDIMNLFEEINSRGTTVVMATHNREIVNTIKHRVIAIENGKIVRDEQRGDYGYED, via the coding sequence ATGATTGATATGAAGGATGTCCATAAAAAGTATCCGAATGGCATCATGGCTGTCAACGGGATAAACGTCCATATAAAACAAGGTGAGTTTGTTTATGTGGTCGGGCCGAGTGGGGCTGGAAAATCCACTTTCATTAAAATGATGTACCGCGAGGAAAGGCCGACACAAGGAGACATTGTGGTAAGCGGCGTCAACCTTGCAAAATTAAAAAATAACCGGGTTCCATATTTAAGAAGGAACATCGGAGTCGTCTTCCAGGACTTTAAGCTTCTTCCAACATTGACCGTTTATGAAAACATCGCATATGCCCTAGAGGTTATTGAAGAACAGCCTAAATACATAAAGAAACGCGTCATGGAAGTACTGGACCTGGTTGGACTTAAGCATAAAGCACGCATGCTTCCGAATGAATTATCCGGAGGAGAGCAGCAGCGGATTTCCATTGCGCGCTCGATCGTCAACACACCGAAAGTGGTGATTGCTGATGAGCCGACAGGAAATCTTGACCCGGAAACTTCTTGGGATATCATGAATCTCTTTGAAGAAATCAACAGCAGAGGGACAACAGTGGTTATGGCAACGCACAACCGTGAGATTGTAAACACGATCAAGCATCGCGTTATTGCAATTGAAAACGGTAAGATTGTCCGTGATGAACAGCGGGGGGATTACGGATATGAAGATTAG
- the secA gene encoding preprotein translocase subunit SecA, translating into MLGILNKVFDDNKRTLKRLEKLADQIDALGPEMEKLSDDQLREKTEEFQQRYQKGESLDELLVEAFAVVREGSRRVLGLYPYKVQLMGGISLHEGNISEMKTGEGKTLTATMPVYLNAISGKGVHVITVNEYLASRDATEMGELYEFLGLTVGLNLNSMSKEEKQQAYNADITYGTNNEFGFDYLRDNMVLYKEQMVQRPLHFAVIDEVDSILIDEARTPLIISGQAAKSTQLYIQANAFVRTLKKEEDYTYDEKTKGVQLTEEGINKSERAFGIDNLFDITHVTLNHHINQALKAHVSMHLDVDYVVQEGEIIIVDQFTGRLMKGRRYSDGLHQAIEAKEGLEVQNESMTMATITFQNYFRMYEKLSGMTGTAKTEEEEFRNIYNMRVVVIPTNRPITRDDRPDLIFASMEGKFRAVVEEIAERHKKGQPVLVGTVAIETSELISKLLTKKGVRHNVLNAKNHGREAEIILDAGQPGVVTIATNMAGRGTDIKLGEGVKELGGLAVVGTERHESRRIDNQLRGRSGRQGDPGVTQFYLSMEDELMRRFGSDNMKAMMERLGMDDSQPIQSKMVSRAVESAQKRVEGNNFDARKQLLQYDDVLRQQREIIYKQRNEVLEAEDLRVIVENMIKAVIGRAVDSHASLAEDEENWNLQGLVDYVNATLLHEGDVTVADLRGKDPEEMSELIFAKVTERYDEKEELLSEEQMIEFQKVILLRAVDTKWIDHIDAMEQLRQGIHLRAYGQIDPLREYQSEGFAMFETMIEAIEEDAAKYVMKAEIRNNLERQEVAKGQAVNPKEDGGEVKKKPVKKQEEVGRNEPCPCGSGKKYKNCHGKLA; encoded by the coding sequence ATGCTTGGTATTTTAAATAAAGTTTTCGACGATAACAAAAGAACGCTGAAACGCCTTGAGAAATTGGCTGATCAAATTGATGCTCTTGGTCCAGAAATGGAGAAGCTGTCAGATGATCAGCTTCGTGAAAAAACGGAAGAATTTCAGCAGCGCTATCAAAAAGGGGAATCCTTGGACGAATTGCTTGTGGAAGCATTCGCAGTTGTCCGCGAAGGTTCCCGCCGCGTGCTTGGCCTTTACCCATACAAGGTCCAGTTGATGGGTGGTATTTCCCTGCATGAAGGGAATATCTCCGAGATGAAGACCGGGGAAGGTAAAACGTTGACAGCGACCATGCCTGTTTATTTAAATGCGATTTCCGGCAAAGGCGTCCACGTCATCACGGTCAATGAATACTTGGCAAGCCGTGACGCGACTGAAATGGGAGAGCTTTACGAATTCCTCGGATTGACTGTCGGCTTGAATTTGAACAGCATGTCCAAGGAAGAGAAGCAGCAGGCTTATAATGCTGATATCACTTATGGTACAAACAATGAGTTTGGCTTCGATTACCTGCGCGACAACATGGTGCTGTATAAAGAGCAAATGGTTCAGCGCCCGCTGCATTTTGCTGTAATCGATGAAGTCGACTCCATTTTGATTGATGAAGCGCGTACGCCATTGATCATTTCAGGACAGGCGGCCAAATCGACTCAGCTTTATATCCAAGCGAATGCGTTTGTCCGTACGCTGAAAAAAGAAGAAGACTACACATATGATGAAAAAACGAAAGGCGTCCAGCTGACTGAAGAAGGAATCAACAAATCAGAGCGCGCTTTCGGAATAGATAATTTGTTTGACATCACGCATGTCACATTGAACCATCACATCAATCAGGCATTGAAGGCACATGTCAGTATGCATCTGGATGTCGATTATGTGGTTCAGGAAGGCGAAATCATCATCGTTGACCAATTTACGGGACGTTTGATGAAAGGGCGCCGATACAGCGACGGGCTTCACCAAGCGATTGAAGCGAAGGAAGGCCTTGAGGTTCAAAACGAAAGCATGACGATGGCGACGATCACATTCCAGAACTACTTCCGTATGTACGAAAAGCTTTCCGGTATGACTGGTACAGCGAAGACGGAAGAAGAGGAATTCCGCAATATCTACAACATGCGTGTTGTGGTCATTCCGACGAACCGTCCGATTACACGTGATGATCGTCCTGACTTGATTTTTGCCAGCATGGAAGGGAAGTTCCGTGCAGTTGTCGAGGAAATTGCTGAGAGACATAAAAAAGGCCAGCCGGTCCTTGTCGGTACGGTTGCTATTGAAACGTCGGAGCTTATTTCCAAGCTCTTGACGAAAAAAGGCGTCCGCCACAATGTCTTGAATGCGAAAAATCATGGACGTGAAGCTGAAATCATCCTTGATGCCGGCCAGCCGGGTGTGGTAACCATCGCAACGAACATGGCAGGACGCGGTACGGATATCAAGCTTGGAGAAGGCGTGAAGGAACTTGGCGGCCTTGCTGTCGTTGGTACAGAACGCCACGAATCCCGCCGTATTGATAACCAGCTCCGCGGACGTTCCGGACGTCAAGGAGACCCTGGTGTCACTCAATTCTATCTTTCCATGGAAGATGAATTGATGAGACGATTCGGCTCCGACAATATGAAAGCCATGATGGAGCGGCTTGGTATGGATGATTCCCAGCCAATCCAAAGCAAAATGGTTTCTCGTGCAGTCGAGTCCGCTCAGAAGCGAGTGGAAGGAAACAACTTCGATGCACGTAAACAGCTTCTACAATACGACGATGTCCTTCGCCAGCAGCGCGAAATCATCTACAAACAGCGTAATGAAGTGCTTGAAGCAGAAGACCTGCGCGTGATTGTGGAAAATATGATCAAAGCAGTCATCGGCCGTGCCGTTGATTCCCACGCTTCACTTGCTGAAGATGAGGAAAACTGGAATCTACAAGGTCTTGTTGACTATGTCAATGCCACCCTTCTTCATGAAGGCGACGTAACAGTTGCTGACCTTCGCGGAAAAGACCCGGAAGAAATGTCCGAGCTTATCTTTGCGAAAGTAACTGAACGCTATGATGAGAAGGAAGAGCTTTTGAGCGAAGAGCAAATGATCGAGTTCCAAAAAGTCATCCTTCTTCGTGCGGTTGATACGAAATGGATCGACCACATCGATGCAATGGAGCAGCTTCGCCAAGGTATCCACCTTCGTGCTTACGGGCAGATCGATCCGCTTCGTGAATATCAAAGCGAAGGCTTCGCGATGTTTGAAACTATGATCGAAGCAATCGAAGAAGATGCTGCGAAATACGTCATGAAAGCGGAAATCCGCAACAACCTGGAGCGCCAAGAGGTTGCAAAAGGACAAGCGGTCAACCCGAAAGAAGACGGCGGCGAAGTGAAGAAGAAGCCTGTGAAGAAACAGGAAGAAGTAGGACGCAATGAACCTTGCCCTTGCGGAAGCGGCAAGAAATATAAAAACTGCCACGGAAAATTGGCTTAA
- a CDS encoding YIEGIA domain-containing protein: MKEQILSMPHLIQIITAILGGTAARLFVLREDFRQYPTYPNGYLSHAVMGFVAATLGAVLVPALMTNNLTSVTFLTLAITQFQNVRKIEQASLQLLEETEYTKRGNAYIDGISKTFEARNYIALIVSLVIAAIMEIMDDNITWIRIPAGLAAGGIVYIWMKNFSKGKVISDIASVSAGEISIKNNELYVDDIFVSNRIGIERGQEMILKEGLAVVLTPKSDHFRISLDNYGQRQAILFEITRSLGIKRYHYTRKDYIDGRIVFVVVPILQNIDRMITSVENTPLLESIQKNHKFLKDRSEDYE, translated from the coding sequence GTGAAGGAACAAATTCTATCAATGCCGCATTTGATTCAGATCATCACTGCCATCTTGGGTGGGACGGCTGCCCGTTTGTTTGTACTGCGGGAGGACTTTCGGCAATACCCCACATATCCAAATGGATACTTAAGCCATGCTGTGATGGGGTTTGTGGCAGCGACACTTGGCGCGGTGCTGGTTCCTGCCCTCATGACCAATAATTTGACCAGCGTCACATTTTTGACGCTCGCCATCACGCAGTTTCAAAATGTGAGGAAAATCGAACAGGCAAGCCTCCAATTATTAGAGGAAACAGAGTATACGAAACGTGGAAATGCCTATATTGATGGGATTTCTAAGACCTTTGAGGCGAGGAATTATATTGCCCTCATTGTCTCGCTGGTGATTGCCGCCATCATGGAAATCATGGATGACAACATAACTTGGATCAGGATTCCGGCTGGACTGGCAGCTGGTGGAATCGTCTATATTTGGATGAAGAACTTTTCTAAAGGAAAAGTGATTTCTGACATCGCTTCTGTTTCAGCTGGGGAAATTTCTATCAAAAATAATGAATTGTATGTGGATGATATATTTGTCTCCAACCGCATCGGCATCGAAAGAGGTCAGGAGATGATTTTAAAGGAGGGCTTGGCAGTAGTACTCACTCCGAAATCGGATCATTTCCGGATTTCCTTGGATAATTACGGACAGCGTCAAGCGATTTTGTTTGAAATCACCAGGTCGCTGGGAATCAAACGATATCATTACACACGGAAGGATTACATTGACGGAAGGATTGTGTTTGTCGTCGTCCCGATTCTACAGAATATCGACCGGATGATTACATCCGTGGAAAATACTCCGCTTCTCGAAAGCATCCAGAAGAATCATAAATTTTTAAAGGACAGGAGCGAGGATTATGAATGA